The Synechocystis sp. PCC 7509 genome includes a window with the following:
- a CDS encoding transposase — protein MALFPPGKGGGEDVAYGYKGKGILIHTLTDGNGMPLANCTTAANGSEREQVMPLLNSVTVKTNSPGRPRKRVKVLAGDKGYDSKDLRAALRKRGIRPQLPKRAWKTKRNRGRPIKMSVPRFQQERCFAWFQRKYRRLVVRWERISACFNAFISLATIHIWINRILLLG, from the coding sequence ATGGCTCTTTTTCCCCCTGGGAAAGGAGGAGGTGAGGACGTTGCTTATGGCTATAAGGGCAAAGGAATTTTAATTCATACTTTGACCGACGGTAATGGTATGCCTCTGGCTAATTGCACGACCGCAGCTAATGGTAGTGAAAGAGAACAAGTGATGCCGCTATTGAATAGCGTTACTGTCAAAACTAATTCTCCTGGCAGACCCCGTAAACGGGTCAAAGTGCTGGCTGGGGACAAAGGCTATGACTCCAAAGATTTGCGTGCGGCTTTACGCAAACGTGGTATTAGACCGCAGTTGCCGAAGCGAGCCTGGAAAACTAAAAGAAATCGAGGTAGACCCATAAAAATGTCAGTCCCTCGTTTTCAACAAGAGCGCTGCTTTGCATGGTTTCAACGGAAATACCGTAGACTTGTTGTTCGATGGGAAAGAATTTCTGCCTGCTTTAATGCTTTTATTTCCCTTGCAACAATTCACATTTGGATTAACAGAATTTTATTACTGGGATAG
- a CDS encoding choice-of-anchor X domain-containing protein, with protein sequence MVAQSTSPSPNSQPEPLKFDLLAQVNRTHLLTPTLPTVTDTINIDDADEVNIGFGSPSKTLKIELISPSGQRFSSGNINTGGVKSRIFPDPNDPSTTGLNYIFVLTRPQAGKWTYIIADTVPLTKNRGVLMDMFSSSLVRAGMLSTYFNNRANSDVYLSLTVADDQNILKNPSIKATVAKVDDSNFSEATVNFLDDGANGDATAGDGLFTASFKSQVSGEFQAFADITGTTSRGTAFQRNAYTAFKVNPDLAHFLGSFTNRGIDTDGDGLFNQIGISPTVQVLEAGKYDVQMTLTASNGESITAHKLFDLPTGNVTPEVTFNSEDVKNFLKVNGAYVVSKAFIFSYNDLAISVDRAYNLGNTEPYQIAQLQREAIEASGTGSAVGIDTNSNGKFDYLDVTISTNLLKDGDYNWSARLVDQNDNQIALASGSDFLSAGNASVKLRFNGAAIGNSKANSPYYVKNLIVYGGGQSLRASDALTIQNFTASQFEGFVSPDNEPPKLSVSVTPNTLYPPNHQMVEIKVNTTVSDNIDPNPTVSLLSITSNEGQNVRGDGNTSTDIQTKPNGQVFLRAERSGTGTGRIYTLTYQATDAAGNISQATAEVKVPHNKGK encoded by the coding sequence GTGGTAGCTCAATCTACTAGCCCATCTCCAAACTCACAACCAGAGCCACTCAAATTTGATTTGCTTGCTCAAGTAAATCGCACTCACCTACTGACTCCTACACTTCCAACAGTTACGGATACTATCAATATCGATGATGCTGATGAAGTAAACATTGGTTTTGGCAGCCCTTCCAAGACTCTGAAAATAGAGCTAATCTCTCCTAGTGGTCAGCGTTTTTCTAGCGGCAATATTAATACTGGTGGGGTTAAAAGCCGCATCTTTCCAGATCCGAATGATCCAAGCACTACAGGTTTAAATTATATATTTGTGCTAACTCGACCTCAAGCCGGAAAGTGGACTTACATCATTGCTGATACAGTCCCTCTAACCAAAAATCGCGGCGTACTAATGGATATGTTTTCCAGTAGTCTTGTCCGCGCTGGGATGTTGAGTACCTATTTCAACAATCGAGCAAACAGTGATGTTTATCTATCTTTAACCGTTGCAGACGATCAAAACATTCTCAAAAATCCATCCATTAAAGCTACAGTAGCGAAAGTTGATGACTCTAACTTTTCAGAAGCTACGGTAAACTTTCTTGATGATGGTGCTAATGGTGATGCAACGGCTGGTGATGGTTTATTTACTGCCTCATTCAAATCCCAAGTTTCGGGGGAGTTTCAAGCTTTTGCAGATATAACGGGAACAACATCAAGGGGTACTGCTTTTCAACGCAACGCTTACACTGCTTTTAAAGTTAACCCAGACCTAGCGCATTTTTTAGGTTCTTTTACTAATCGCGGTATCGATACAGATGGAGACGGATTATTTAATCAAATAGGTATTTCTCCAACTGTTCAAGTGCTAGAAGCTGGAAAGTATGATGTCCAAATGACGCTTACGGCTAGTAATGGCGAATCAATCACCGCCCACAAATTATTCGATTTACCTACAGGTAATGTTACTCCAGAGGTGACATTCAACTCAGAAGATGTTAAAAATTTCCTCAAAGTCAATGGTGCTTATGTAGTTAGTAAGGCATTTATATTTAGTTACAACGATCTGGCTATATCTGTCGATCGCGCCTACAACCTAGGTAACACCGAACCCTACCAAATAGCACAGTTACAGCGCGAAGCAATCGAAGCCTCTGGTACTGGTAGCGCCGTTGGTATAGATACAAATAGCAATGGTAAGTTTGATTATCTTGATGTCACTATTTCTACAAATCTCCTCAAGGATGGTGACTACAACTGGAGCGCTCGTCTAGTAGATCAAAACGACAATCAAATTGCTCTAGCCTCTGGCAGTGATTTTTTAAGTGCGGGTAATGCTAGTGTCAAACTACGATTTAACGGTGCAGCTATTGGCAATAGTAAAGCCAACAGTCCCTACTATGTCAAAAACTTAATTGTCTATGGTGGGGGTCAATCCTTAAGAGCAAGCGACGCATTAACAATTCAAAACTTCACCGCTTCGCAATTTGAAGGGTTTGTTTCTCCTGATAATGAACCACCAAAGCTAAGTGTAAGCGTCACTCCAAATACACTTTATCCGCCCAATCATCAAATGGTCGAAATTAAAGTCAATACTACTGTCAGCGATAATATCGATCCCAACCCCACCGTCAGTTTGCTATCGATTACTAGCAATGAAGGACAAAACGTTAGAGGGGATGGTAATACATCAACAGATATCCAAACTAAGCCTAACGGACAGGTATTTTTACGCGCCGAACGTTCGGGGACAGGTACAGGGCGAATTTATACGTTAACTTATCAAGCTACCGATGCGGCAGGCAATATTAGCCAAGCTACGGCGGAAGTTAAAGTGCCACACAATAAAGGTAAATAG
- the carB gene encoding carbamoyl-phosphate synthase large subunit translates to MPRRDDLHKILLLGSGPIVIGQACEFDYSGTQACIALREEGYEVVLVNSNPATIMTDPETADRTYIEPLTPELVEKVIAKERPDALLPTMGGQTALNIAVSLAKSGALEKYGVELIGAKLPAIEKAEDRQLFKEAMDRIGVAMCPCGTASTVEESKAVARTIGSYPLIIRPAFTMGGSGGGIAYNQEEFEEMAQVGIDASPVSQILIDKSLLGWKEYELEVMRDLADNVVIICSIENLDPMGIHTGDSITVAPAQTLTDKEYQRLRDAAIKIIREIGVETGGSNIQFAINPVNGDFIVIEMNPRVSRSSALASKATGFPIAKFAAKLAVGYTLDEITNDITKKTPASFEPTIDYVVTKIPRFAFEKFPGSEPVLTTQMKSVGEAMAIGRTFNESFQKALRSLETGRAGWGCDIKEKLPSGEHIRPQLRTPNPERIFAVRQAMLLGMSVQEIYELTGIDPWFLDKMQILIETEKFIKKTPLNQLTKAQMYNVKREGFSDRQIAFATKTTEDEVRTYRKQLGVIPVYKTVDTCAAEFEAFTPYHYSTYEEESEVRPTDKPKVMILGGGPNRIGQGIEFDYCCCHASYALKAAGFETIMVNSNPETVSTDYDTSDRLYFEPLTLEDVLNVIETENPIGIIVQFGGQTPLKLALPLQRYLAANSDTLSTTKIWGTSPDSIDTAEDRERFDQILNELNIAQPANGIARNFDDALIVAGKIGYPVVVRPSYVLGGRAMEIVYSDADLERYMAYAVKVEPDHPILIDKFLENAIEVDVDAIADHTGKVVIGGIMEHIEQAGIHSGDSACSLPTISLPTAVLDKIRTWTTQLAKALNVIGLMNIQFAVVNAHSYNPQVYIIEANPRASRTVPFVSKTTGVPLAKLASLVMSGKTLESLNFTSEPTPTHIAVKEAVLPFNKFPGTDTILGPEMRSTGEVMGIDSDFGRAFAKGELGAGQVLPLSGTLFVSMSDRDKVLVVPVIKEFIELGFHILATDGTRRVLQEHGLKEVELVLKLHEGRPHVLDAMKNHNIQLIINTPSGEEAQTDARLIRRTAITYKIPIITTIAGAKATAAAIRSMQTTPLDVKALQDYLQPNIAAAV, encoded by the coding sequence ATGCCCCGTCGTGACGACCTCCATAAAATTTTGCTGCTTGGCTCTGGGCCAATCGTAATTGGACAAGCCTGCGAATTTGACTATTCCGGGACTCAAGCTTGTATTGCACTCCGAGAAGAAGGTTATGAGGTGGTACTCGTCAATTCCAACCCTGCCACCATTATGACCGACCCGGAAACCGCCGATCGCACTTACATCGAGCCACTAACACCGGAATTAGTCGAAAAGGTAATAGCTAAAGAACGTCCCGATGCTTTATTACCAACAATGGGCGGACAAACGGCTCTCAATATAGCTGTATCTCTAGCAAAAAGCGGCGCGTTGGAGAAGTACGGCGTAGAGTTAATTGGCGCAAAGTTGCCAGCCATTGAAAAAGCTGAAGACCGACAATTATTTAAAGAAGCAATGGATCGCATTGGGGTAGCGATGTGTCCCTGCGGTACAGCTTCAACGGTAGAAGAATCAAAAGCCGTAGCCCGCACTATTGGCTCTTACCCGTTAATTATTCGTCCAGCCTTCACAATGGGCGGTAGTGGAGGTGGTATTGCCTACAATCAAGAAGAATTTGAAGAAATGGCGCAAGTAGGCATTGATGCAAGTCCCGTTTCGCAAATTTTGATCGATAAATCTTTGCTCGGTTGGAAAGAGTACGAACTAGAAGTAATGCGCGATTTGGCAGATAACGTTGTAATTATCTGCTCCATTGAAAACCTCGACCCAATGGGCATTCATACCGGAGACTCTATAACCGTTGCTCCGGCTCAAACGCTTACAGACAAAGAATATCAGCGTTTGCGAGATGCGGCAATTAAAATTATCCGCGAAATTGGCGTAGAAACGGGCGGCTCTAATATTCAATTTGCGATTAATCCAGTAAATGGCGATTTCATTGTCATTGAAATGAACCCCCGCGTCTCACGTTCTTCGGCTTTAGCTTCTAAAGCTACAGGTTTCCCCATTGCTAAATTTGCGGCAAAGTTGGCGGTAGGCTACACCTTAGACGAAATTACTAACGACATTACCAAAAAAACCCCCGCATCTTTTGAACCAACCATTGACTATGTAGTTACAAAAATTCCCCGGTTTGCTTTTGAAAAATTCCCCGGTTCTGAACCCGTGCTAACTACGCAAATGAAGTCTGTAGGCGAAGCAATGGCAATTGGACGCACCTTTAACGAGTCCTTTCAAAAAGCTTTGCGGAGTTTGGAAACTGGACGCGCTGGTTGGGGTTGCGATATTAAAGAAAAATTACCCAGTGGGGAGCATATTCGCCCGCAATTACGGACTCCTAACCCAGAGCGGATTTTTGCCGTGCGTCAAGCAATGCTCCTAGGAATGTCTGTACAGGAGATTTACGAACTAACAGGTATCGATCCTTGGTTTTTGGACAAGATGCAGATTTTGATCGAAACGGAAAAGTTTATCAAAAAAACGCCGTTAAATCAGTTGACTAAGGCGCAAATGTATAATGTTAAACGGGAAGGATTTAGCGATCGCCAAATAGCTTTTGCCACTAAAACCACTGAAGACGAAGTAAGAACTTATCGCAAGCAGTTGGGGGTTATTCCTGTTTATAAAACTGTAGATACTTGCGCGGCTGAATTTGAAGCTTTTACTCCTTACCATTACTCTACCTATGAGGAAGAATCGGAAGTTAGACCCACCGATAAGCCGAAAGTAATGATTTTAGGCGGTGGGCCAAATCGGATTGGACAGGGAATTGAGTTTGATTATTGTTGCTGTCACGCCAGTTACGCCCTTAAAGCGGCGGGATTTGAGACAATTATGGTCAACTCCAACCCCGAAACAGTATCAACAGATTACGATACAAGCGATCGCTTATATTTTGAGCCGCTAACTTTAGAAGATGTCCTCAATGTCATCGAAACAGAAAACCCCATCGGGATCATTGTCCAATTTGGCGGTCAAACTCCCTTAAAACTTGCTTTACCATTGCAAAGATACTTGGCTGCAAATAGTGACACCTTATCCACAACTAAAATTTGGGGAACTTCTCCCGACTCTATCGACACTGCCGAAGATCGGGAACGGTTTGATCAGATTCTTAACGAGCTAAATATTGCTCAACCAGCCAATGGTATCGCCCGTAATTTTGATGATGCTTTAATTGTGGCGGGAAAAATCGGTTATCCCGTAGTTGTGCGTCCTAGCTACGTTTTGGGAGGACGAGCAATGGAAATTGTTTACTCCGACGCAGACTTAGAGCGCTACATGGCTTATGCCGTAAAAGTAGAACCCGACCATCCGATTTTAATTGATAAGTTTTTAGAAAATGCTATTGAAGTCGATGTAGATGCGATCGCCGACCATACAGGAAAAGTTGTGATTGGCGGCATTATGGAACATATCGAGCAAGCTGGGATTCACTCCGGCGACTCGGCTTGTTCTTTACCTACAATCTCTTTGCCGACGGCGGTTTTAGACAAAATTCGTACCTGGACAACGCAACTAGCTAAAGCCTTAAATGTCATCGGTTTAATGAATATTCAGTTTGCGGTTGTCAACGCCCACAGCTACAACCCCCAAGTCTACATTATTGAGGCAAATCCCCGCGCTTCGCGGACTGTACCCTTTGTCTCAAAAACAACGGGCGTACCCTTAGCAAAACTCGCCTCCTTAGTCATGTCGGGTAAAACCTTAGAATCCCTCAACTTTACGAGCGAGCCTACCCCTACCCATATTGCTGTTAAAGAAGCCGTTTTACCCTTTAATAAGTTTCCAGGGACAGATACAATTTTAGGCCCAGAGATGCGCTCTACCGGGGAAGTAATGGGCATTGATAGCGATTTTGGACGGGCATTTGCTAAAGGCGAATTAGGCGCAGGACAGGTACTCCCATTAAGCGGAACGTTATTTGTCTCCATGAGCGATCGCGACAAAGTTTTAGTAGTTCCAGTCATCAAAGAATTTATCGAACTAGGCTTTCACATTTTAGCCACCGATGGAACGCGCCGTGTCTTGCAAGAGCATGGCTTAAAAGAAGTTGAATTAGTGCTAAAACTCCATGAAGGTCGCCCCCATGTCTTGGATGCGATGAAAAATCACAACATTCAACTG